The following DNA comes from Spirulina major PCC 6313.
GTGGTGGCGCGATCGCACCCTGCCGCCCACGAGCAAGGCTTACGAATTCTCTTAGGAGCGTTACACCAACAGGCAACGGCGATGGGGTTTGGGATTCAGCCGGGTTTTTCCTTTTATACGGGGGGAACCTATCGGGTCTGGGCGCGATTAATTCCCCAACGACGGGCGAGGGCAGCAGACTATGGTTGGCTGGGCTATTGTCATGGCTGCGGTGAATATCAAACCCTAGCTTGGCAGCAGTTGGGGCGGGCGACCTGTGCAACGGAGGGGCGATCGCTGACGGTATCAGGGCCAATGTGGTTGGGGGCGCTGCACGATCGCACCTGGGTGAAAGCGATGGCGGCGATCGCGCAAGATTGGCACTGGCGCGACTGTGGCCAGCTTCTGGATCTGTTCACCGCTGAAGCCCAAATGCCCCCCTATTTCTACACCCTCCAAGCGATCGGCAAGCGGGGAAAACTGGATGTGCCGAAGCGATCGCACCTGATCACCGCCCTTCACGATCACGGCCATGAAGCGAGTGCAACCCACATCAACCCCGAAGCGATTAAAACCACGGCATCCTTGGCCGCTTGTGTGGCGATCGCGCAAGCTCTGCAAGGATCAAGAATGGTACAGTGAAAAGCAACTTTTTGAAGGGCGAGGGGATGTGTAATGAGACGATTTGGAGTGAGTGCCTGTCTTTTAGGATTGAGTCTGATGGCAAGCCCTGCCGCTGCTGAATCGGTTTCGTTAGTGTATCCCCCCAACGGCCATGAAACGACCGCCGCGCAAATTTTCCTGATTGGCACGGCTGATAGCACCGTGAGCGTCAACGGTACGACGATCCAGCAGAGTGCCCAAGGGCATTTCGCCCCCAGTTTTCCCCTGCAACTGGGAGAAAACCGCTTTACGATCCAGACTGGGGAGGCAACGATGACCCTCACCGTCATTCGTCGCCCGGTGGAAGTATTGCCCACAGGGGTCACATTTGCGCCCAACTCCCTCCAACCGACGCAAGATCTCGAACGGCTGCCGGGTGAGTCGATCTGTTTGAGTGCGATCGCACCTCCCCACAGCACTGTCACCGCCCGCCTCAGCGGCCAAACCTTCACCCTTCCCCCCCAACCCAGCACCGCCCAACTCCCCAGCAACGCCGCCATCCTCACCGCCCAAAACGACCCCATCCCCCGCACCACCACCCATTACCAAACCTGCCTCACCGCCGAGCAACCCGGTGACCTGGGTCAACCCACCTACACCCTGACGCGCTCCGGGGAAACCCTCCAAGCCGCCGCACCCGGTGCGATCGCGATCCTCAACCCCGATCAGCGCCAAGTGATTGAAGTCACGGCCGCCAGCGGCACGGCCCGCACCGGCCCCAGCACCACCTATTCCCGCCTCACCCCCCTACCCACGGGAACCCGCGCCACCGTCACCGGCCGCGAGGGAAATTGGTTGCGGCTTGACTATGGCGCTTGGATTAATGCCGATGAAACGCGGGTCTTGCCGGGGGCAACCGCCCCACCGGCCATGATTCGCAGCTTGAGCGGGCAGCCGGTGACGGGGGGGACTGAGATTGTCTTTCCCTTGACGGCTCCTGTGCCCGTGACTGTGACCCAGGGGGATGATACCTTTGCGTTAACCTTACATAATGCGATCGCCCAAACCGATACCATTTGGCTCGATGATAGCCCCCTGATTCGCCGCCTTGATTGGCAACAGGTCAACCCCACCACGATCGCCTACACCTTCCACCTCAAAACCGCCCAACAATGGGGCTACGACCTCCGCTACGAGGGCAGCAGTCTCCATCTCCTCCTCCGCCATCCGCCCCAAATTTCCGGCGAACAATTACAGGGGCTGCGGATCGTGCTCGATCCGGGCCATGGCGGGGCGGAATTGGGAGCGCGGGGGCCCGATGGCACGCCCGAAAAAGAGGTGAATTTGGCCGTATCGCGTCAGTTAAAACAGGCCCTCGAAGCACGGGGGGCAACGGTGCTAATGACCCGGACGGCGGATGTGGATCTGGGCTTGCGCGATCGCATGGACTACATCGCCCAGCAGCAACCGGATCTCGCCCTCTCCATCCATTACAACGCCCTCCCCGACAATGGCGACGCGGAAAATACCGCCGGGATTGGGATGTTTTGGTATCATCCCCAAGCCCATGATCTCGCGGTATTTTTGCACAATTATTTAGTGACAGAGTTAGACCGCCCGTCCTATGGGGTGTTTTGGAATAATCTCGCCTTAACTCGGCCGCAGATGGCTCCAACGATTTTGATGGAGTTGGGGTTTATGATTAACCCCGAAGAATTTGAATGGGTGATGAACCCCCAAGCGCAAACCCAATTAGCGCAGGCGATCGCCGCCGGTCTTACCCAATGGGTTCAGCAAGCATCCCAACCCTAACCCCATCCCTCACAGAAAATCAATGCCGTCGGATCATCCCAGGTCAATGAGGGCGATCGCAGTGTCGAGTATTTATTATCACGAAAGTTGACAAAATAAGGTTTCAGAGTACAGCACCGATAAGATCAAGATACGTGTTGTGCAGCGATCGTCAAACGTATTGATTTCCGTGGTTGTCTTGCCATATCTGTTGATCCCATTATCAATTGTTCCGATGGTACTTCTACAGGTTGTCCACCCGTTGTTCACCCAATCATTCCCCCAACCTCCCCATTAGGGGTAGAGTGCTCATGTCTGAATGGAATCGCAGACTCCAAGAAATTGGCTTAGTTATGGTTATTTTTTTGATAGCGATAGGGCTATGGTTGATTTTCTATCTTCGGAATGCCAATACCGGACAGGGGGAATGTATTGAAATTACCCCAGAAGGAGAACAAGTGACTCACCGAGGGAAACACTGTAAGTCAATGGAATTTTACTAGACCCTGCCATGGGTTCCTCGCCTCAGACCGGCAGATTTAAGGGGGAAATCAATGGGATCATTCCGGTTGAATGTACCCCGACCGAGGGGGGGAATCGACAAGCCAGTCCCAAAATCCTATGTTAGAGTGAGCTTGTGTGCTTAAGTTCTTCTCCTCATCCCAACAAGTGTTTATGGTATTGGCAAAACGTGGACTTGTCCTTGGAGCAACAGCGTTTATCTTGACCACTGTGGCAGTGACCGGCGCTGGGCTACATCTTTCCCAAGGTCAAATTTTAAATCTGAGCAGTAGCCCCAAGGAAGTCGTTGATGAAGTGTGGCAAATCATCAATCGTTATTACGTTGATGCCACGTTTAACCAGCAGGATTGGCGACAGATTCGCACGCAGTATCTAGAAGCGTCCTACGGGAATGACGAGGAAGCCTATACGGCGATCCGTGAGATGCTCGAAACCCTGGATGACCCCTACACGCGCTTCATGGACCCGGAAGAGTTCGAGGATATGCAGATCGATACATCGGGGTCGTTGACGGGGGTGGGGATTCAAATTGCGAAGGATGAGGAGAGCGATCGCCTCATCGTCGTGTCGCCCATTGACGACAGCCCGGCCTTCAATGCGGGGATTATTGCCAAAGACATCATTACGAAAATTGATGGCCAAGACACCTTGGGGATGGAGGTGAATGATGCGGTGCAACTGATTCGCGGTGAACGCGGCACAGAGGTGATCTTGACGATCCAACGGGGCGATCGCGAGATTGATTTTCCGATTGTGCGCGATCGTATTGAGATTCACCCCGTTCGTACCCGCATCGAAGAAACGCGATCGGGTAATGTGGCCTATATTCGCCTCACCCAATTTAACGCCAACGCCGCCCAAGACATGCGCGAGGCACTCCGAGAGTTTGAAGCAATGAACGGGCCGGATACGGTGGTGGGCTATGTGCTCGATTTACGCTCAAATCCGGGGGGACTCCTCAACGCCAGCGTGGACATTGCCCGGATGTGGCTTGACGAAGGCAAAATCGTCTCCACCCATGACCGTCGCGGCGAAGTGGAACGCCAAGTGGCGAACAACACCGCCCTGACGGATAAACCCCTGGTGGTGATGATTGACGGCGGTTCGGCCAGTGCCAGCGAGATTGTTTCTGCTGCCTTGCAAGATAATCAGCGGGCGATTTTGATTGGGACGGAGAGTTTTGGCAAAGGGTTGGTGCAGTCGGTGCGTCCCTTGAGTGATGGCTCAGGCTTGGCGGTGACGATCGCAGAATATCGCACCCCCAACGGCCGCAGCATCACCAAGGACAAGAAAATTAAGCCGGATGTGGTGGTGGAACTGAGCGATGAGGAGCGGGAAGAACTGCAACTCAACAACAATCGAATCGGGACGGTGGATGATCCTCAATTTGCCCGATCCCTTGAAGTGTTGCTCGAACAGGTGCTAACCCATAGCGGCACTCAATTGGAAGTGATGGTGCGTTAAGGGCTGCGTCCTGACCTCGTTACCAGAGAATGCGATCGCCCTGACCCCAGAAGCGATCGCATTTCTGTACCGTAATATCGCCCAAAACGTTCACCTGACAGGCCAAGCGCAGGCCGCTATCGGCTTTGTGGGGCGGGAGGGAAAGGCGCGATCGTTCTTTCCACTTCGGCTCGGACACCGGGCCAATAATCTTGACCGCACAGGTTCCACAGGAACCCAAGCCGCGACAGTTAATCACGCGGGCGTTACCGTTATAAAGGTCAATTTGGGCAGTTTGGAGGACTTGGCGAAGATTCGCACCGGTCTCGCAGGGTATGGATTTTCCTTGGGCTGTTACGGTTGGCATCGGTTTTCCTGATTGGGGACAATCTCTCGCTACAATTTTTGAAGACTCTCTTGATGCAGACTCGACGCATCACATGGGCTGATCTTAACGTAGTCTCATGATTGCAGGGCAGCGATCGCCCCTCCCCCCTTTGATTCAACACCCCTTATCCCTCAGGCAATGGACACGGCACGCAAAATCTGGCTCTACGACACCACCCTCCGCGATGGCGCTCAACGGGAAGGCATCGCCCTGTCCATTGACGACAAGCTCAAAATTGCCCGAAAACTCGATGAAATGGGGATTCCCTTCATTGAAGGAGGCTGGCCCGGAGCAAACCCCAAAGATGTGCAATTTTTCTGGCGACTCCAAGAAAAACCCCTCAGCCAAGCGGAGATCGTCGCCTTCTGTTCCACCCGTCGCCCCGGCAAACTCGCCGCCGAAGACCCCCTCTTTCAAGCCATTCTCGCCGCCGGAACGCGCTGGGTGACCATTTTTGGCAAGTCCTGGGATCTCCATGTTGAAGCGGGGTTAAAAACCACCCTGGCCGAAAACCTCGCCATGATTCGCGACACGATCGAATATCTCCGCAGCCAAGGGCGACGGGTGATCTACGATGCAGAACATTGGTTTGACGGCTACAAAGCTAACCCGGACTATGCCCTGCAAACCCTAAAAACCGCCTGGGATGCCGGGGCGGAATGGCTCGTCTTCTGTGACACCAACGGCGGCACGCTGCCCCACGACATTAGCCAGATCGTCCAAGGGGTATTCACCGCGTTTCCTGACCTCCGGGAACACCCCGACGCGCCCCGTTTGGGGATTCACACTCACAACGATTCAGAACTGGCGGTGGCCAATGCGATCGCCGCTGTGATGGATGGCGTGGCCATGGTACAAGGGACGATTAACGGCTACGGCGAACGCTGCGGCAATGCGAATCTCTGCTCGATTATTCCCAATTTGCAATTAAAACTGGACTATGACTGCATCGCGCCGGAACAGTTGCAGCAGTTGAGTTCCACCAGTCGAGCGATTAGTGAAT
Coding sequences within:
- a CDS encoding tRNA (guanine-N1)-methyltransferase, whose amino-acid sequence is MDAGWRQEGRVAFQVGAAFFRPQSRMVRDLGVLAAAVQRRYTGALRVLDVMAGCGVRSLRYGRESGADFVWANEGNPELAPLLTENLRQLATTIPYQISTENGRRVLLGCGSRQDYYDLVDVDGFGDTMPELPLALWATRLQGSVYVTSTDGRSLTGHLPAQMAGRYGVVARSHPAAHEQGLRILLGALHQQATAMGFGIQPGFSFYTGGTYRVWARLIPQRRARAADYGWLGYCHGCGEYQTLAWQQLGRATCATEGRSLTVSGPMWLGALHDRTWVKAMAAIAQDWHWRDCGQLLDLFTAEAQMPPYFYTLQAIGKRGKLDVPKRSHLITALHDHGHEASATHINPEAIKTTASLAACVAIAQALQGSRMVQ
- a CDS encoding N-acetylmuramoyl-L-alanine amidase produces the protein MASPAAAESVSLVYPPNGHETTAAQIFLIGTADSTVSVNGTTIQQSAQGHFAPSFPLQLGENRFTIQTGEATMTLTVIRRPVEVLPTGVTFAPNSLQPTQDLERLPGESICLSAIAPPHSTVTARLSGQTFTLPPQPSTAQLPSNAAILTAQNDPIPRTTTHYQTCLTAEQPGDLGQPTYTLTRSGETLQAAAPGAIAILNPDQRQVIEVTAASGTARTGPSTTYSRLTPLPTGTRATVTGREGNWLRLDYGAWINADETRVLPGATAPPAMIRSLSGQPVTGGTEIVFPLTAPVPVTVTQGDDTFALTLHNAIAQTDTIWLDDSPLIRRLDWQQVNPTTIAYTFHLKTAQQWGYDLRYEGSSLHLLLRHPPQISGEQLQGLRIVLDPGHGGAELGARGPDGTPEKEVNLAVSRQLKQALEARGATVLMTRTADVDLGLRDRMDYIAQQQPDLALSIHYNALPDNGDAENTAGIGMFWYHPQAHDLAVFLHNYLVTELDRPSYGVFWNNLALTRPQMAPTILMELGFMINPEEFEWVMNPQAQTQLAQAIAAGLTQWVQQASQP
- the ctpC gene encoding carboxyl-terminal processing protease CtpC, which encodes MVLAKRGLVLGATAFILTTVAVTGAGLHLSQGQILNLSSSPKEVVDEVWQIINRYYVDATFNQQDWRQIRTQYLEASYGNDEEAYTAIREMLETLDDPYTRFMDPEEFEDMQIDTSGSLTGVGIQIAKDEESDRLIVVSPIDDSPAFNAGIIAKDIITKIDGQDTLGMEVNDAVQLIRGERGTEVILTIQRGDREIDFPIVRDRIEIHPVRTRIEETRSGNVAYIRLTQFNANAAQDMREALREFEAMNGPDTVVGYVLDLRSNPGGLLNASVDIARMWLDEGKIVSTHDRRGEVERQVANNTALTDKPLVVMIDGGSASASEIVSAALQDNQRAILIGTESFGKGLVQSVRPLSDGSGLAVTIAEYRTPNGRSITKDKKIKPDVVVELSDEEREELQLNNNRIGTVDDPQFARSLEVLLEQVLTHSGTQLEVMVR
- a CDS encoding 2Fe-2S iron-sulfur cluster-binding protein, which gives rise to MPTVTAQGKSIPCETGANLRQVLQTAQIDLYNGNARVINCRGLGSCGTCAVKIIGPVSEPKWKERSRLSLPPHKADSGLRLACQVNVLGDITVQKCDRFWGQGDRILW
- the cimA gene encoding citramalate synthase, yielding MDTARKIWLYDTTLRDGAQREGIALSIDDKLKIARKLDEMGIPFIEGGWPGANPKDVQFFWRLQEKPLSQAEIVAFCSTRRPGKLAAEDPLFQAILAAGTRWVTIFGKSWDLHVEAGLKTTLAENLAMIRDTIEYLRSQGRRVIYDAEHWFDGYKANPDYALQTLKTAWDAGAEWLVFCDTNGGTLPHDISQIVQGVFTAFPDLREHPDAPRLGIHTHNDSELAVANAIAAVMDGVAMVQGTINGYGERCGNANLCSIIPNLQLKLDYDCIAPEQLQQLSSTSRAISEWVNLAPNDHAAFVGRSAFAHKGGIHVSAVARNPLTYEHIAPEAVGNERRIVISDQSGLSNVLAKARTFGIELDPKGTVCREILTQLKQLESEGYQFEAAEASFELLMRSALGQRQPLFTLQGFQVHCDILQGMEHSYGNNAIATIKASVDDQPLLEVAEGNGPVSALDAALRKALVKFYPDVATFYLTDYKVRILDSASGTDAITRVLVESSNGAERWTTVGVSTNIIDASYRAVVEGIEYGLLLNTPAIAPVS